tcctgggtcctagtgctcACCTGTTTCCTCTACAACAGTGAGTGtgtgcgggtggggtggggggcagaacaAGGGAGACAGGGTgagaagaaaaggggagaggaaggaggaggggatgagTTAGAGACAGGGATACGGGAATGGGTGGCATACcctgggcagcagcggccccagcaGGGAGGCAACAACGGCAGTGCCAGAACAGGGACATCACTGCAGCAGTCGGTGCCGCAGTggttgccagcagcagctggggctcccccgcTGCACCATCCTGTCCCCCCCAGCACTTACAGCCCAGGTACCACTGTAGGCCGAGGGTGAGAGCCAGTGAAACAAGGGGACTGACTTCGGCATgatgtgtgcatgcgtgtgtgcaTGGGCACGCTTTGTCCCCACAAATATAGCAGCCAAACTACACCTATGGCCCAGGACTGGAGGAACTCTAGCTCCCTGCtgtggcctcagggctgggggagctctcacttcctgctgtggcccagggccatggtgggggaaggggacggAGCTTCGCCAGTCTTGGGGCCACagtggatggggggaggaggggataaaGGAGTAAGGTTGTGGGGCCACAGtgggggggcagaatggggctgtgtgtggagaagggacagagtggggtgggggctgtgggcggggccacaggcagaagggttagAACGGGGGCAAGACTGCAGGCGGAAGGGGTTGGggggccccccacttgctctggcaaAACCTTAATATGCCTCTGGCTGGAAGAGCTTTCAGCCACCCTCCCACCCTAGCAGCGGGGCTCTTTTGCTATAATGAACCCGTGGCTATAACGAACAAATGGCTTGGATCCTGATAGGTTCATTATAGTGAGGGCATACtgtatagctacatctctcagcaGTGTCGATTTTTTGCCCCTCCAAGATATGCAGACATACCGATCTAACTTCCtattgtagaccaggccctagtcTGCAGAGTTTCATTCTGTCAACCCTCTTGTTCAACATCGATACAAGGCCTCTAGGGAGAGTGTGAGATGATTTGGGTTGCAGTACCATATGCTATGCTGATGATAttcagctgtttggggcagatactcagctgatataaatcagcatagttccatggaACCTGGACTCTGGTCTGCTTTCCCAATGCCTAACTTAGAGCACTGAAAGAGTTAAACTCAGTTCAGAAAAAGTGGACGTGACATTGTCAAGGCAAAGGAAGGCATCCTGAGAAATTGATGGAGTTACAAATTCTCTGTCCTATGCAGGGGTATTCCCACCTCTTGATTCAGATGTCACAATTTCAGGGTATTATTGGACCCATCGCTGCTGCTGAATTCCAAGGTAGAAGCAAATCCCTGCAAACAACTTTCACAGATGGATTAAAACTGTTCTGTGTGAATGATTTGTTGTAGTAGGAAtacaaaaaaaatagtttttgtaaagcATAAAACCCCTATAGAAATCCAGTCATACTGTTTACAGAAAGAATTTTGGACCATTATAAATTAATAAACATATTGCACCAGGGTATAACTTTACAGGAACACTGATACACACACATCAAGATAATTGAGAGTTaacccagattctgatctcacaccattGCAAGCcgagtgactccactgacttcaagggactCATTCTGGATTTAAACTTGGGTGAGGGAAtttagaatcaggcccttatCAGGCACTTTTATTAAATAAACGATGCAGAAAGGTATGAGTTAAAATCCATGCCCAGCATTCCAGGCTCAGATCTGAATGTTCCTTTTTTATTGATTGAGTTGGTAACATTTAAAAATGCCAAACTGATCTTTCCCTCaaaggagatttaaaaacaaacaaacaaaaatccctttGTGCTAAATTTTTTATATGACAAGCTTTAGCttggagaaatatttttttaattgcagcattGCAACTCTCTGGAAATAGGAGTTTCTCAGGAAGTGCTGAGAAATcctgattgggggtggggaaggggagcaaaAGCGAGGGCTTTCTTCTTCAGTGACCTTTCAGTGGATAAGAAAAGTCACAAAGCAATAAGTGAATGTCCCTTTGGAGATTATGAGTGTTCCTTGGGAAAAGATGATCTAGCCATAGCATCCCTAGCCCCACTAATCTCTGATGGATGGAATGGTCCCTTGGGCAACTGGGCATGAATTAGAGAAGCCTTCAGGGTCCTCTGAATTACTCCAGGGACCAGACCAGGTCCTATCCTTCCCCAGAATCTGAGAAATATGAAGATGGTTTAAGGTCACTTTTTCTAGCAACATCCTGGCAGGTCCTCCAAGACCTGAGAACCTGGGCCTACTCGTTATGTGGTGCTCATTACCATCGCATCTGCACACCTctcaataatttaaaaagaaataacaaAGAcagtttcctttgctttcttcacAAAAGATAGAAGTAAATTTCTTGATTAAATTATAGTTAGGgggttttgattgtttgttttgttttatttttgttgttatgGGAGAAGAGCTTTTTGAGAGAAAGCTCAATCAAAGAAATGAGGTTTGCATTTAATTCTGTGAAGTTACTACTTTCTTAGCTCCTGTGGAATGAATTCCACAAGTTAGGTCCAAGCTCCTCTGAAAGTTAAGTCTCTAGCACTAAAAGGCATTCCTTCAATTAGCTGATCCCCAGGAGGGTTCTGAATACTAGGACAGAGACACTGACCTGAACTTTATTTATTTGGGAGCAAGTGCAGATAACAGAGCACTGCTGTGATAGGTCCATGGCAACCTATGTTGCTAAGCAGAAAGGCTGCTACATTTTATACTAGTTGACGCTTTTTCAGGATGTGTGGCTTCAttcctagataatacttagttgcTATGCTCActcttaaaaatcagaaatgcaCGGACCACTATGGCCAAAAGGGTGGGCTGCAAACTTTAGATGGGTCACAGATAGACGTGGCCTTTTTGCCACTGTGAGCAGTCCAAAAGACTCCAGGGTTGAAGACTGATTTAACAACCTGAGAGCAGATGCCTTAGTGGGGGGTACATTACAGAGAAGGCCTATTCTTTGAGGCATTTCCCTCTTCCCAGTAGTATCACCTCCATCTTACCAGAGCTCAGTTTTAGTCAGTTGTTGTTTATGTAAGGGCTGATTTCAGCTAAGCAAAGAGAAAGCTGGAAGATGGTGTTGTTTAGATCTGACATAAAGGAGATGTAGAAATGGGTGTCATCTGAGTACTGGTGTCACTTCAGACCATATTGTCCCCACCAGCTGTCCCAGTGTCCCATGTTGAATAATACAGGGGAGAGGATTGAGCTTTATAGGACTCTTCAAGTGAGGGCTCTACCTCTGCCAGATGTGCTCGCTCTCCATATCTGACTCAATTCCAGTGGCTGCCAGTTCCTGACTTCCTCCTTGAGCCAGGAACCAGACCTGGGGAGGTGAAAAGTCAGGCCAGGGTGGAGTGAGCCAGCAGATCTTACAGTAAGGTAGGGAGGCAAATTAGGGTTAAGTGGCCAAGAGAGATGGACTGACATGATAAGGCTGGTGAGCTGATCAATATGGGGTCAGAGGGATAGACCAGGCGAACATTGCAGTTTTTCCTATCCCTATGCCACCTCTCAACCTATGTTTTCACACAAAACTGTCTTATTACACATCATTCTAATTTTGACACCTCCTCCCTATCATTCACCACTGAAGTGATAAGGACCTCAAACAGGATAGGATATAAAGTCCACTCTATAGGCCTGATCCTCAacggtgctgagcatccacaactctCAGCAATGTCAACAGAAGCTGTGGATGTCCcttcctgccagggagcaggtcaCATATGTGAGGAAGACTAAATGCAAAGTTCCTGTTTTTATCATTTGGATTTGAGCATCAAATCCACACCACACAGTGGTGAAAAACATCAATATCAAATGGGTCCACCATCACACAAAATGTACAAAAGCAGTGAAAAACAATTGTAACATACACACTGGAGGTGATTTTACTGTTCACTTGGGattgcaatacaaatattttgaaataaagaaaacaaaatgaccCAATCAATTCTAGTAAGTAAAAATGAATGAATACTAGCTAAATTGGCTCAATTTTCTCaagaacatttttattataaaagtataaaacaattttcttaagacaaaatttaaaaagtttatattttatattttccatCAGCTTACCTGGAATACCTTGGTGAGCAGAATTCTTATTCAACTGGGTGGCttttttagatttggttttgctttttgtttttgtttcactttgttttgttcttttttgcaaACAAGTAGTCTTCAGTGTTTTTACAGCAGTGGCTACTACAGAAACTATATCTCTTGTACTTCTTATCTTGGAGGGTGGACAAAATGAACAAACTGAAAATAATACTACAATGAACAgtaaatgattaaaggtttacaGTACAAAAAATAGTGTAAAAAGGAAGACAAGTTTAAATATTGTTGTGTAAGAAAGGGATGAAAACAACACAAGGATGAGAATAAGTAAAATGATAGGCTGGAACATCTGGGAAAGTAAATACAAAGACACAGAGAACAGTTAATTAATAAAAAGGAAACCTCAACATTTCAACAGACTAAGCAGTGAAGCAGGATCTAATCCTGTAAAGGTGCTATGTGCttatctcccattggctttagtggaaGGTCTGCATGCAGAATGCTTGCAGGGCTATGCCCCCAAATTACTGATTTAAATACCATATTTGTTTGTTCGTTTAGAAAACACTAAGTTATCAATTTTACTTACATAGTGTGAGCCCCTCCTTCAAATGCTCCATGCACAGGTCTCCTTTTAAATTAATAGGGGCTCTACATGTGCAGAGCAATTGGCTAGGTGACAGaactgttgaaaaggatctggggtttatagtgagtcaacagtgtgatgcagctgtgaataACGCTAACAACATTcttgggtgtattaacaggagtgttggaTATAAATCATGGGAAGTACTTGtctcactctactcagcactggtgaggcttcagctggagtactgtgaccagttctTGGTGCCACACTTtcggaaagatgtggacaaactggagagtgtccagaggagagcaacataaacaagaaaaggtttagaaactgacctatgaggaaaggattaaaaaactgggcatgtttagtcttgagaaaagaagactgggggagggggcacctgATAACATACttgaaatatgttaagggctgttataaaggggaccgtgatcaattattctccctGTCCATTGATGGTAGGAtgagaagtaataggcttaatctgcagcaagggagatttaggttagatatccggaaaaaatttctaactataagggtagttaaactctggaataggcatCCAAgggagttgtggaatccccatcactggattttttaagaacaggttagacaaacacctgtcagcaatGGTCTacgtttacttggtcctgccttagcacagggggttggacttaactctttgaagtcccttccagccttttatgattctatgattataaatGCCAGATCGGGCCCATAATCTGGATGAGAATATGGTATAATgtcttttccttttgttaaaagatgcaatgcatccggtcTCACTTTGATTTTATGCAGTGCACTGACAGGAATTGACTCTGTCTGTGACTTTCTGATACAaggaaacaaataattaaattagTCAACATATGAATAAGAAATAATAGCTTTCAGCTTCACATGGCAACAATTCTGACTGTAGGGCTAGAAGTACTGTACAAAGTTAATATAACCTAATATGAGACTTTCTAGGAAGTCTGGAGAAGTTTAGGACCAATAGCAACATTTGAAGTTACTCATGTTAAGATTAGGGTAGTTAAATCTTATACTTAAGGGCATAAGATGATAGtcacaggggtcaggaaggaattaccTCCTTGAATTCAGCATGGCATAACACCGCATGTAGTATGGAggagttttgttgttttttgtttcttttccttgcGCTGCAGCATAGGCTTGACTcactctagatcaggggtctcaaacacgtggcccgtGAAGTTACTTTCTGCGGCCTGCCAGCTCCCCGcagccctcccgccccctcagcgtttacctagagcagctccggCCCGGCCCGGTGGacacctggggcagggcaggctccctgcctgcctgtcctgtccCCGtgctgctccgggaagcggccagaacctgggggggcggggagcacagGGGTCTGGCCCTGGCCACTCCTGGGTGGCCCTGGccactcctccaggtacctcccccgaagctcccattggccacggttccccattcccagccaatgggagctgcggggggcggtgcctggaggttcggccagggcaacacacagacccctgtgctccccacccccccaggttccggccgcttcccggagcagcgCGGCGACAGAACAGGCAggtggggagcctgccctgcccctagtGCGTGCTGGGCCAGAGCTCACCCCCCGAACCCCTGCTGCAGCTGAACCCCCTGCGTACCCGACAcccatcctccaccccaaccccctgccctgagccccctgctgcaccctgcacctctccggaccccatgccctgagctctcagccgcaccccacacccctcctgcacctggaccccctgccctgagccccctgccgcaccccgcacccctctagCACCCCGATCCCCTGCCCTGAAccgcctgctgcaccccacaccactcctgccccccctgggggcagggagggtgtggagctggggtggggatttcagggaaggggttggaatgggggcagggaaggggtggaaagaggtggggcaggagcggggcctcatggaaggtgTGGCGTgagggtggggccggggcagcggggggagggggcggtcagcGATGCGGCCCTCatgccaatgtactagtcctcatgtggccctcatggtcatttgagtttgaaacccctgctctagatgcaGTACACCATACTTCATTAACCATCTGATCTGTTAAAGCACTTGCTATATTCTATTCTACAGTTTGTTTTTGGTCATCACCTAGATTACGCTTCCATTTCACTCCCTCAGGCCAAAGAACATTTGTGCACTGACATTATTGGTGATGTCAGAACAACTCTGGCAAACACTGCCGCAAAGCCAGAATGTTCTGTCTCCCACGATAATAGTATCTAcagtattttgtttatttatttttttaatgttgaggAGCCTGTTCTACAAACCCTTCCTTACATGAATAGTCATTACTCACacgagtagccccattgactccatTAGGAGGATCAAATCCCATGTGACGGACTGGgggatttaaaattaaatcataGATATTTAGAAATGCATTATAGAGCAAATTAAAGGCTTAAACTATTTGGCAGTATCTTTTTACCTCTAGGCTGTAATAAGTAAAAAACTACCTGACTCACTGACAAAGGTTCATCTGCACTTCGGTCATCTGATGACTTTGGAACTTCTAGTCTGTCGATGAAAGTCTGGAGTTCTTTCCGAAATGCCTTCATCTGTGCATTGATTCGATAAAGAAGCTCATGCTCCCGAATCCTACTgccatcatcttcttcatccatGAGTCCGAATAGATCCCCATTGGCCACATAAATTCTTGCCTCAGTTATGATGGTACTCGTGTCAGAAATTAGACGATCTATCGTCTTGCCCAGTCGCTCGGCTTCAGAGCGGATGTCCTTCATCTGCTGCCGATCTGTGAAGCTCTTCTGCCACCCAGTTGGTGTAGGATAAAAAGACCTAGTGGGAGTCAGGCACCGGATATTGCGTACCTCCTCAGAGTCGCTTTCCCCTCCAATGGGACCTTCCCTTTTGCGGTGGGGAGGGCGGGAATCATCATCACTTTCTTTTTTCCCTGCATCACTTTCAGCATCACTGTCTCTGGGGCTGCCCCGGATCCCGAGGTGAGAGGCCAAATCATAGCGCTGCATGTTGGACATTAACACTCTGTTTTCATACTGAAGTTGCATGACTTTGCCACTGAGCTCATTGATTTGCATTCGGGCAGCTTTTAGCTCTTCTTGCAGTGCTTCCGTCTTGGCATTATCATGGTGCCTCGAGCTCTCATGGGTGCCAGACTTGTACTTGTATTTATTTAGCTCAGTTGTGATGCGCTTGTTTTGTTCCTCCAGGTCAGCCAAGTTTCTCCTCAGCAATTCTGTCTCATCTTCAACTAGCTGCAAATGCTGCCGTAACTCTGAGAGAGATTCGCTCTGTTCCCCCATGAGGGGATTTGCTGTTCCTGAGAAATCATCTCCTCTTAAATCATCAAGCTCTGCTTTCAGTCCTCTATTTTCTACTTCCAGTTCTACTATTTTCCTTCCAAGGATGTTGGCTTCTTCCTCTACTAATCTCAATCTAAGTTTGAGTTCTGCTTCTCTTGTGGTAGGCGGTCCTCCAGCTTCACCTTTCGGTAAGGGACTGTCTAGATCCCCATAAAATGATCTATATTTTTGAAGCTCATGTTCAAATCTGTCTTTCTCCTTATCAATTTTAGCCATTTTTTTCCTCATAAGGGCAGCTTCTTCTTTAACAAACTGCAACTGGCATTTCAGATCTTCATTgtcctccttaaaaaaaaatgaaaataattttatgtCAATAAAGAGAGCATCACTTGAAATCAAACAACTTCAAATTAAAAGGTTAACAATAAAAGCAATATAACTTTAGAAGTTAAAATATGATTATAACAATTATTTTTCTACATCTGAAGATGAGATTAAGACAAAAAAGCCTTCTTTCTTTGCTATGAAAGCCTGCTCTGTTCCCAGAAAACATACGTTTTCAGCAGCCTTTCATGAAAGACTAAGATTTTATTGGCTCATGATGGGTGGAAAGTGAAAAGAGAGTGAGAGGATACTTTCTAATCTTCGTACCCAACAGGCTGAAAAACCAAAATTGAAAGTCAGTTAAATAAGGCAACAGACCCATAAAAGCATCTCAAAGTCAGCACCCAAAGGGCCAAGTCCTGGAGTCCTGATTCAGATGAAACTcttgttgacatcagtgggagttttgcctttcaCCCAGATCCTACAAATTGGACTTCTGAGCCCATGCGGAGCCCTACTGCAGTCAATGCACAGGTCCACTTGTACTGTTGTCAATGCAGGATTGGGTCAGTTGTCAAGACTGCAGATTTGGGCCCAAGATCCCCATTTCCCAAACAGCAGTATGATATAATACTAAACGTcaaaactaacaacaaaaacaaagggccagatcctccgttCATGTAGACTGGGGTAGCTCCACAGAAGCctcaagctgaggatctgggctgttATTACTTCAACATACCTCAGTGGGTGTCTGCTGTgactttttttctgatttttgcaAGTCTTTGCTCCCTCTTCTTTTCAATGACAGCTACAAAAAAGTGAGAGACATTGAACTTGTCACCAACCATGTATCTAATTCAGTCCCCTTTTCTAAAACATACCAAATCACATACAATTATGTGGACTGCTTCTTCTAATTCCTGTAATATCACAAACAAGGGAGATAATTCTACCTTAAAATAACACAATAGAAATGCTGTACAAGACATAGTAAAATAGTAACCACTCTTGGTTGCATTTTCAATATTCAAGCATCAAATAATAAATCCTTACAACATCCCCATGAGGCAGGTAACAAACTTATTATAATTCATATtgtacagatgggtaaactgaggcaagaaatcctggcttcactgaagtcaatgaagttctGCCATTAACGtcgatggggccaggatttcacccagggaggttaagtgacttctGCCCAAGGCCAAAGAAGGAATCAGAAACAGGCAGTTCCCAGAGATCAGGAAATTAGGCCTccctgctttcatttaaaaatatttaaaaaaataaattttaacacTAGAGCTGGTGAAATAATTTGTTATGAATCAATTATCTGATGGGCTTAGTCCTCTTTTCTGTTCACTGTTTATTTGCAAACGAATCCTGATGTATGTGAAAGTATTAATTAGTCACAGGTATTAACCAAATTGTCTTGCTGGCCAGTTTTCAAGTAGTAGAGCGTTTGCAAATGGTTCACTATTCACAGAGTAGGATGGGTCACCAAAGTCACATGACATTGTTCTTCTGGCTGATTAGATAACTGGAAGCTTTTAAATATGGGAATTATAGacatgtaggcctggaagggacctcaataggtcatctagtccagtcccctgtactgaggcagaactaaggtatggtctacactacagagttaggtcgatgcaaggcagcttatgttaaCCTAACTATGGAAgcgtctacacttaaattttgctcccaccaatgtaactgccccgctacacggacttaataactccacctccatgagcggCACAAAGTCAAGgctgatgtagttaggttgatgcagtatCAGCGTAGTACTGCACTGCTTATGTGGAcagttactggctttcaggaaccatcccacaatgcccaaaaCTGACAGTACAATccatacaagcactcctggtgaggacacacaccactGACACAAGGAACAAAGTAgacatgcacaagcaatgtacagtaactcctcatgaGTGAATAACTCCTCACTCAtgcacccacgaaagcttatgctccaatacatctgttagtctataaggtgccaaagGACTCTTTGCCATCCTCACTgaaagtcgtcctggttaacgttgtttccttgttacgttgctgatcaattagggaacatgctcatttaaagttgtgcaatgctccactATTacgt
This genomic window from Eretmochelys imbricata isolate rEreImb1 chromosome 3, rEreImb1.hap1, whole genome shotgun sequence contains:
- the MTCL3 gene encoding microtubule cross-linking factor 3, translating into MNQPPAGGAAAASEPRQHPEGSSRKQQQQQRASSPAGPRDSRPAAAAAAPPRAAAASKGSGARPPPGQRGGRGRADRPPPALLRGAALPGAVQPAAGAEAQPHAAGAAAASRAPEPPPSATEPAGEQPPPAGGGGGAGGAGEREGAAALQPPPRNWRGKAGRAPQRGGGEAAPAPPSSCGAGKGRAAGGGGCWREGCLQTELIQFHLRRGLAAAAQMQTKGGNPVPGGGGGGGGAPAEAPLASSPSPMAAAGLEGLQQGAGDGGRPSPPQQEELQEEMERLREENETLKNEIDELRTEMDEMRDSFFEEDACQLQEMRHELERANKNCRILQYRLRKAERKRLRYAQTGEIDGELLRSMEQDLKVAKDVSVRLHHELENVEEKRATTEDENEKLRQQLIEVEITKQALQNELEKVKELSLKRRGSKDLQKSEKKSQQTPTEEDNEDLKCQLQFVKEEAALMRKKMAKIDKEKDRFEHELQKYRSFYGDLDSPLPKGEAGGPPTTREAELKLRLRLVEEEANILGRKIVELEVENRGLKAELDDLRGDDFSGTANPLMGEQSESLSELRQHLQLVEDETELLRRNLADLEEQNKRITTELNKYKYKSGTHESSRHHDNAKTEALQEELKAARMQINELSGKVMQLQYENRVLMSNMQRYDLASHLGIRGSPRDSDAESDAGKKESDDDSRPPHRKREGPIGGESDSEEVRNIRCLTPTRSFYPTPTGWQKSFTDRQQMKDIRSEAERLGKTIDRLISDTSTIITEARIYVANGDLFGLMDEEDDGSRIREHELLYRINAQMKAFRKELQTFIDRLEVPKSSDDRSADEPLSVSQMFQPIILLILILVLFSSLSYTTIFKLVFLFTLFFVL